One part of the Arachidicoccus terrestris genome encodes these proteins:
- a CDS encoding dihydrodipicolinate synthase family protein produces the protein MKTDGLIAATFGFYTPEGDIDLEPIGAMVDRLAAQGVSGVFICGTNGEGPNLTIEERMAVAETYLKAAKGKMLVFVHVGHASIREARKLAAHAEKHGADAISSVSAFYYKPGQVDVLVDSMAAIAAAAPNTPFYYYHIPTLTGVGLDMVAFLEQAEQAIQNLAGIKYTASTLHEYQACLNYKNGQYNILFGYDELLLEALSVGAGAAIGSTYAFAAPIYVDLLHKFRRGDLEGARRRQLESVNMVRCLSGYHSIAAQRAIMHMLGIPLGPCRLPLRELTENEYQELKQKLENAGFFKALEDAGRTLELQGTTGGRS, from the coding sequence ATGAAAACAGACGGATTAATTGCAGCCACTTTCGGATTCTATACACCTGAAGGAGATATTGATCTTGAACCCATCGGGGCCATGGTCGATCGTTTAGCTGCTCAGGGGGTGAGCGGGGTATTTATCTGCGGCACGAATGGGGAAGGCCCCAATCTGACCATCGAGGAAAGAATGGCAGTAGCAGAAACCTATCTCAAGGCGGCTAAAGGTAAGATGCTGGTATTTGTGCATGTCGGCCATGCCTCTATCCGGGAAGCCCGCAAGTTGGCTGCACACGCTGAGAAACATGGCGCGGACGCCATCTCATCGGTTTCTGCTTTTTATTATAAACCAGGCCAGGTTGACGTATTGGTAGACAGCATGGCGGCCATTGCCGCTGCGGCGCCGAACACGCCGTTTTATTATTATCATATACCTACGCTTACGGGTGTGGGACTTGACATGGTGGCATTTCTAGAGCAGGCAGAGCAGGCCATACAGAATCTGGCGGGCATTAAGTATACAGCTTCCACATTACATGAGTATCAGGCCTGTCTTAATTATAAGAATGGTCAGTACAATATACTCTTTGGATATGATGAGTTGTTGCTGGAAGCGCTGAGCGTAGGGGCCGGCGCTGCCATTGGGAGTACCTATGCTTTTGCCGCACCTATTTATGTTGATCTGCTGCACAAGTTTCGCCGAGGTGACCTCGAGGGCGCGCGCCGCAGGCAGCTGGAGTCGGTGAATATGGTGCGTTGCCTGAGTGGCTATCATTCCATTGCCGCACAGAGAGCCATCATGCATATGCTGGGCATCCCGCTGGGCCCCTGCAGACTACCCCTTCGTGAACTGACGGAAAATGAGTATCAGGAGCTGAAGCAGAAATTGGAAAATGCCGGTTTTTTTAAAGCACTGGAAGATGCCGGCCGCACTTTGGAGTTACAGGGGACCACGGGAGGACGCTCATGA
- a CDS encoding sialidase family protein yields MIHKRYTVEDGSVRTQKRNRPAVSVRTGWQKGVLAATVLLVTAMMTPSFGQLKSGMTDDNAIQSSVPPIKLATLDSSIVFEPDTGVAAKTGYASMRIPALVRTNKGNLLAFCEGRVGTSSDWAEMDLLLRRSLDGGKSWQPAQIVAPRGQGPTSNATPIVSKDGTIHLLYQRDYAHLFYTKSTDEGKTWSAAVDITATVDKIKNVYAWNVLAPGPGHGIQLKNGRLIAAIWLAASPIVKPKRKHGPSCVATIYSDDLGKSWKMGKIVADNSNAIKNPNESMLVELADGRVMINMRTGSDKHQRAVAYSPDGISDWSHPVFAAELFDPICMAGFIKMLPPKRLRRVAGKFSPGKSWLLFSNPDSRNIKGYPRRQLTLKLSLDNGQHWPVTQLLQNGPAGYSDLATDGRGNIYCLYETNTKAKGWNYSLVLKKISIRPAKK; encoded by the coding sequence ATGATTCATAAAAGATATACTGTAGAAGATGGTTCGGTAAGAACCCAGAAAAGAAACCGTCCTGCTGTGTCTGTTAGAACCGGATGGCAAAAAGGCGTATTGGCTGCTACTGTCCTTTTAGTGACAGCCATGATGACACCTTCCTTTGGACAGTTGAAGAGCGGCATGACAGATGACAACGCTATTCAGTCGTCTGTACCGCCAATTAAGCTGGCTACCCTGGACAGCAGTATTGTCTTTGAACCGGATACCGGCGTTGCCGCTAAGACAGGATATGCCTCTATGCGCATCCCTGCTCTTGTAAGGACAAACAAAGGGAACCTGCTGGCTTTTTGTGAAGGCAGGGTCGGGACTTCCAGCGACTGGGCGGAAATGGACTTGCTGCTGCGCAGAAGCCTGGATGGGGGAAAAAGCTGGCAGCCGGCGCAGATTGTGGCGCCGAGAGGACAGGGACCTACCAGCAATGCGACGCCGATTGTCAGTAAAGACGGCACCATTCATTTGCTGTATCAGCGTGATTATGCCCACCTGTTTTATACAAAGTCAACAGATGAGGGCAAGACTTGGTCAGCTGCCGTGGATATTACGGCTACTGTCGATAAGATAAAAAACGTCTACGCGTGGAACGTACTGGCTCCGGGTCCGGGCCATGGTATTCAACTAAAAAATGGCCGCCTGATAGCGGCGATCTGGCTGGCGGCTTCACCCATTGTGAAACCTAAACGCAAACACGGGCCGAGCTGCGTGGCAACGATTTACAGTGATGATCTTGGGAAGAGCTGGAAAATGGGTAAGATCGTGGCAGATAATTCCAATGCCATTAAAAACCCTAATGAGTCCATGCTGGTGGAGCTGGCGGATGGAAGGGTGATGATTAATATGAGAACCGGATCAGATAAGCATCAGCGGGCGGTGGCTTATAGCCCTGACGGGATCTCGGATTGGAGCCATCCGGTTTTTGCGGCTGAGCTCTTTGATCCGATTTGTATGGCCGGGTTCATCAAGATGCTCCCACCTAAACGCCTGCGCCGTGTGGCAGGAAAATTTTCCCCCGGGAAAAGCTGGCTTTTGTTTTCCAATCCGGACAGCAGAAATATCAAAGGATATCCCCGCCGCCAGCTGACCCTTAAACTCAGTCTGGATAATGGTCAGCACTGGCCTGTCACTCAATTATTACAAAACGGTCCCGCTGGATATTCTGACCTGGCAACGGATGGTCGTGGCAACATTTATTGCCTCTATGAAACCAATACAAAGGCGAAGGGATGGAATTACAGTCTGGTGCTGAAAAAAATCAGCATCCGGCCCGCAAAAAAATAA
- a CDS encoding galactose oxidase, with translation MTKIPENKYSVTGIAETHPGLQADTGVSHTFHWSQLAPLPNRTGLAGAFIGLAGDALICAGGANFPDGGTPWNGGVKTWYDTVYVLETSSATWKVAGRLPRPLGYGLTVSWKSQMILIGGSNSEGHYRTVQRISYHKNADEGMVSIDTLPSLPSAIALTSGALVGDCIYLAGGQAQPSDATATNVCWRLNLSADRPVWEVLPGWPGESRMLSVGGALDGKFYLFSGTALHEGKRTYLKDAYCYDPHVVSGKEKGWRRLADLPSPTVAAPGPAVAIKGQLFILGGDDGALADETAVLKERHPGFSDRIFAYDPQRNRWQVAGQCWVDKKPDAAVNPNGSIWAPVTTGAVLWHGDIVLVGGEVRPGTRTPRVIMGTLQDK, from the coding sequence ATGACAAAAATACCAGAGAATAAATATTCGGTCACGGGCATAGCAGAGACTCATCCGGGACTGCAGGCGGATACAGGCGTATCTCACACCTTTCACTGGTCCCAGCTGGCGCCACTTCCCAATCGGACAGGGCTTGCCGGGGCATTTATCGGGCTTGCCGGTGACGCGTTGATTTGCGCCGGAGGCGCTAATTTCCCGGATGGCGGCACGCCCTGGAACGGCGGGGTGAAGACCTGGTACGATACGGTTTATGTCTTAGAAACTTCTTCTGCCACCTGGAAGGTTGCCGGCCGGCTCCCCCGTCCGCTGGGATACGGACTGACGGTCAGCTGGAAAAGTCAGATGATTTTAATCGGCGGAAGTAACAGTGAAGGGCATTACAGAACCGTTCAGCGCATAAGCTACCATAAAAATGCTGATGAGGGAATGGTCAGCATAGATACCTTGCCTTCACTGCCTTCAGCCATTGCGCTTACAAGCGGCGCCTTGGTCGGCGATTGCATTTACCTGGCAGGCGGTCAGGCACAACCATCAGATGCGACTGCCACGAATGTCTGCTGGCGGCTTAATCTCAGTGCAGACCGTCCCGTTTGGGAGGTGTTGCCCGGCTGGCCGGGAGAAAGCCGGATGTTAAGCGTTGGCGGCGCATTAGACGGCAAGTTTTATCTATTCAGCGGTACTGCACTTCATGAAGGAAAAAGAACTTATTTAAAAGATGCCTACTGTTATGATCCACATGTCGTATCGGGAAAAGAAAAAGGATGGCGGCGTCTGGCGGATCTGCCCAGTCCTACAGTAGCGGCGCCGGGCCCCGCTGTGGCTATAAAGGGACAGCTTTTCATACTCGGGGGAGACGACGGGGCGTTGGCGGATGAGACAGCGGTATTGAAAGAGCGTCATCCCGGATTTTCCGACCGGATATTCGCCTATGATCCGCAAAGAAATAGGTGGCAGGTTGCCGGTCAGTGTTGGGTGGACAAGAAACCGGATGCGGCAGTCAACCCGAACGGCAGCATTTGGGCACCGGTCACTACCGGCGCCGTTTTGTGGCATGGCGATATTGTGCTGGTCGGCGGCGAAGTTCGTCCCGGTACACGCACGCCTCGTGTGATAATGGGGACCTTACAAGACAAATAA
- a CDS encoding dihydrodipicolinate synthase family protein — protein MQPLQKTDIRGNWATLLLPVTENDVIDFSKLEEQLDFLVETDVNGIYSNGTAGEFFNQTPEEFDRINAMLASKCQKAGMPFQIGCSHPDPMETCRRIQRALTLEPGAIQVILPDWAPPSMAEVQLYLERVLDLAGKLPVVLYNPPHAKKCLTIEDYGALHAAGLLNRLAGLKVIGGDAAWFDKIRQLDPMLSIFIPGHHLASGIQKGASGAYSNMACLHPAVAQYWYEMTRTDMTGALELEGRIRNWIGTYIEPLLKANRFSNMAADKMLAAIGGWSDTGTALRWPYIGFDRAMACRLRETAEAIIPEFFDAHLRAGKWKNKSIKAKETTHDS, from the coding sequence ATGCAACCTTTACAAAAGACCGATATCCGGGGCAATTGGGCCACTTTGTTATTGCCTGTTACAGAAAACGATGTGATCGATTTTTCAAAGCTGGAAGAGCAGCTGGACTTTCTGGTTGAAACAGATGTGAACGGGATTTATTCAAACGGTACTGCCGGCGAATTTTTTAATCAGACACCGGAAGAGTTCGACCGCATCAATGCCATGCTGGCTTCAAAATGTCAGAAAGCAGGGATGCCTTTTCAGATCGGATGCAGCCATCCCGATCCAATGGAAACCTGTAGGCGTATACAAAGGGCGCTTACCCTGGAGCCCGGAGCCATTCAGGTTATCCTACCTGACTGGGCGCCACCATCCATGGCAGAAGTGCAGTTGTATCTGGAAAGGGTATTGGACCTGGCAGGAAAGTTGCCGGTCGTGCTCTATAATCCGCCACATGCAAAAAAATGCCTGACAATAGAAGATTATGGTGCACTTCATGCCGCTGGCTTATTAAACCGGCTGGCCGGCCTGAAGGTGATAGGAGGAGACGCTGCATGGTTTGATAAAATAAGACAACTGGATCCTATGCTTTCCATATTTATCCCCGGGCATCATCTGGCCTCCGGTATCCAGAAAGGTGCATCAGGCGCTTATTCTAATATGGCTTGTCTGCACCCCGCCGTGGCGCAGTACTGGTACGAAATGACCCGGACGGATATGACAGGGGCGCTGGAACTCGAAGGGCGGATCCGCAACTGGATAGGAACCTATATCGAGCCCTTGCTGAAAGCTAACCGGTTTTCCAATATGGCTGCCGATAAAATGCTGGCGGCGATTGGCGGCTGGTCTGATACCGGTACAGCGCTCCGCTGGCCTTATATCGGATTTGACCGGGCGATGGCCTGCCGCTTAAGGGAGACGGCAGAGGCTATAATACCGGAATTCTTTGACGCGCATTTAAGGGCAGGAAAATGGAAAAACAAAAGTATAAAAGCTAAAGAAACAACGCATGATTCATAA
- a CDS encoding MFS transporter — MARTAKLRSGTFSNDRYPWLVVALLWVVAFLNYLDRILITSMRDPIVREFTISDAEYGLLTSVFLWAYGVLSPFGGYFADRYSRKKVIVFSVLVWSAVTLWTGAAATYQELLISRMVMGISEACYIPAALAMITDYHRGKTRSLATGLHMSGLYAGLAVGGIGGYIAVSYGWRFGFHVFGIFGIVYSLFLLWLLKDAPREKPSQAREQPIAVDATPQSTGKVQLLDAFKSLLAMRSFYILMLFFGAFGVVNWLVYGWLPTFLKTHFQLDLGLAGISATGYIQVGSFIGVVLGGILADRWARKTPRGRINVIVLGFTVGAPFLFLMASTSVFYLAIIAMLIFGLARGFTDANLMPVLRQIADARYIATGYGVLNFLGTVIGGLMVYIGGALKDAEISLSLIYQASAILILIAAWLLVSLKIKK; from the coding sequence ATGGCTAGAACAGCAAAATTACGCTCCGGCACCTTCTCAAATGACCGTTATCCATGGCTGGTGGTGGCTTTACTCTGGGTGGTTGCCTTTCTGAACTACCTGGACCGGATTCTGATTACTTCTATGCGGGATCCGATCGTCCGTGAGTTCACCATCAGTGATGCGGAGTACGGATTGCTTACTTCTGTATTTTTATGGGCCTATGGCGTACTAAGCCCTTTTGGCGGTTATTTTGCCGACCGGTATAGTCGTAAGAAAGTGATTGTATTTAGTGTATTGGTCTGGTCGGCTGTTACGTTATGGACCGGTGCTGCCGCTACTTATCAGGAGTTACTGATCAGCCGGATGGTGATGGGCATCAGTGAAGCCTGTTATATCCCTGCTGCACTTGCCATGATTACGGATTACCATCGTGGTAAGACCAGGTCTCTTGCGACAGGACTGCATATGAGTGGCCTCTATGCCGGCCTTGCTGTAGGTGGTATCGGAGGATATATTGCGGTGAGTTACGGTTGGCGTTTTGGCTTTCACGTGTTTGGCATTTTCGGTATTGTCTATTCTTTATTTTTATTATGGCTCTTAAAGGATGCGCCCCGGGAGAAGCCGTCTCAGGCCCGGGAACAGCCGATCGCCGTGGATGCTACACCACAAAGCACGGGCAAGGTGCAGCTATTGGATGCATTTAAATCTTTACTGGCCATGCGGTCGTTTTATATACTCATGTTATTTTTTGGGGCTTTTGGCGTTGTGAACTGGCTGGTGTATGGCTGGCTGCCCACTTTTCTTAAAACCCATTTTCAACTGGATCTCGGACTGGCAGGTATCTCTGCGACCGGTTATATTCAGGTGGGCTCCTTTATCGGTGTCGTCCTGGGAGGTATTCTGGCCGACAGATGGGCCCGAAAAACGCCTCGCGGGAGAATCAATGTTATAGTGTTAGGTTTTACGGTAGGAGCGCCATTTTTATTTTTAATGGCCTCGACCAGTGTATTTTATCTGGCCATTATTGCCATGCTGATATTTGGCCTCGCCCGCGGGTTTACCGATGCTAATTTAATGCCTGTTTTAAGACAGATCGCTGATGCCCGATACATCGCTACCGGATATGGTGTACTGAATTTTCTGGGAACGGTGATCGGCGGCCTCATGGTGTATATCGGCGGCGCCCTGAAAGACGCCGAGATCAGTCTGTCTTTGATCTACCAGGCGTCTGCCATCTTAATATTGATAGCGGCCTGGCTGCTGGTTTCTTTAAAAATAAAAAAATAA
- a CDS encoding RagB/SusD family nutrient uptake outer membrane protein, with the protein MKQIKKISKRNISRSSLAVRRIGGYALRPLLTALSLCIVVIFSDSCTKTLELAPVSSITSANYWKTEGDVLGYMIGIYSKFRSTMNTTFYMEDRGDSFDPGLHQGMSTAWTQNLTENSAPSWVNFYNLIHHCNLLLKYVDGIRFGDQSTKDRVMAEAYFIRAYTYFYLIRSWGDVPLVLTPTESDDQPLLARSPATEVMAQILKDIQSALSLFPEQGYVNKSRASAPAAEALLADALIWKAKVLGGGAADLNGAVEALDKVIPTASLLPDFSDIYSTDHRNNSEVVLSIYFQKDESGHSYGYYLKPNGALVNDAVNKDDIPWAESAARSQYAPSASLEAAFDVNPADKRKAASMVKGVRSDGSLVGVFDNKLKGTLYPDGRIFDCDIIIYRLGGLLLLKAEALAALGKVSQALVPLNKVRNRAGTGDYTGQTDKKTLEKEILQERFRELYAELKRWPDLVRFHKEGVINLYQVVPELSGKQVPLFFPISRAAHSLNPKLDQTEGYPAF; encoded by the coding sequence ATGAAACAGATAAAAAAAATAAGCAAGCGCAATATATCCCGCTCCAGCCTGGCCGTAAGACGTATCGGAGGATATGCCTTAAGGCCCTTGCTGACGGCCTTATCGCTATGTATCGTCGTTATTTTCTCTGACAGCTGTACAAAGACATTGGAACTGGCGCCGGTTTCCTCTATTACCAGTGCCAATTACTGGAAAACGGAAGGAGATGTCTTAGGGTATATGATCGGAATCTATTCTAAATTCAGGTCGACGATGAACACGACGTTTTATATGGAGGATCGTGGCGACAGTTTTGACCCCGGTCTGCATCAGGGCATGAGCACCGCATGGACGCAGAACCTGACAGAAAATTCCGCGCCCAGCTGGGTGAATTTCTATAACCTGATCCACCACTGCAATCTGCTGTTAAAGTATGTGGATGGCATTCGTTTCGGGGATCAAAGTACAAAGGACCGGGTGATGGCGGAAGCCTATTTTATCCGGGCTTACACCTATTTCTACCTCATTCGCAGCTGGGGAGATGTGCCGCTGGTTTTAACACCTACTGAAAGTGATGACCAGCCCTTGCTTGCCCGCTCGCCTGCCACAGAAGTCATGGCGCAGATTTTAAAGGATATTCAGTCAGCCCTTTCTTTGTTTCCTGAACAGGGATATGTGAATAAGAGCCGGGCCTCTGCTCCGGCAGCTGAAGCACTCCTGGCGGATGCGCTGATCTGGAAGGCCAAAGTGCTGGGCGGCGGCGCAGCAGACTTGAACGGGGCGGTCGAGGCCCTGGATAAGGTCATACCTACGGCTTCTTTATTGCCGGACTTCAGTGATATTTACTCGACCGATCATCGCAACAATAGTGAAGTGGTCCTATCTATCTATTTCCAGAAAGATGAATCCGGCCACAGTTACGGATATTATCTCAAACCCAACGGCGCACTGGTTAATGACGCTGTCAACAAAGATGATATTCCCTGGGCGGAGTCGGCTGCCAGAAGCCAGTATGCACCGAGTGCCAGTCTGGAAGCGGCCTTCGATGTTAATCCGGCAGATAAGCGCAAGGCTGCTTCGATGGTGAAAGGTGTCAGAAGCGATGGATCCCTTGTGGGTGTATTCGACAACAAATTAAAAGGCACGCTCTATCCTGACGGGCGGATATTTGACTGTGATATCATTATCTACAGATTAGGCGGCTTGCTGCTGTTGAAAGCAGAAGCACTGGCTGCGTTGGGTAAAGTATCGCAGGCGCTGGTGCCGCTTAATAAAGTGCGTAACCGTGCCGGAACGGGTGACTATACCGGTCAGACGGACAAAAAGACCTTAGAGAAAGAAATTTTACAGGAGCGTTTCCGGGAATTATATGCCGAACTTAAACGCTGGCCCGATCTGGTCCGTTTTCACAAAGAAGGGGTTATTAATCTCTATCAGGTTGTTCCTGAATTAAGCGGCAAGCAGGTACCGCTGTTTTTCCCGATCAGCCGGGCGGCCCATAGTCTTAATCCAAAACTTGATCAAACTGAAGGTTATCCCGCATTCTAA
- a CDS encoding sialate O-acetylesterase, protein MISKLLYGMYFPGVKKARGLMLMMIIICFSVLDSTAEITLPSVIGNHMVLQQKDRVAIWGKASPGATVDVTTSWNQRRYQARVGSDSSWRLKVQTPVAGGPYQIRIGDGQQRILLSDILIGEVWVCSGQSNMEMPMWGFYNQPVLGANDVLAQANNPSLRLIRYERALSRTPEFDCPSTGWQVSDAEVAGKFSAVGFQFALRLQQKLNIPVGIIMSTWGGTMIEGWMSESSMKRFPSDDKTVKPVAGKMNKNEPTLLYNAMIHPFAGFGIKGMIWYQGEQNRCNPNIYDQLMESMVADWRKKWAAGDWPFYYVQIAPYQYRDTIGPAAPLREAQARASHRIPKSGMVVSMDAGEPNAIHPRRKTVISKRLLYWALANDYGYKGLAYQSPEYDAFQSPVQIEGAKVRVSFTHASRGLMTDGSPLNAFEIAGADRRFYPAQARIKGKFIELESDQVKAPVAVRYGFKDYAECHLFNVEGLPVAPFRTDNWAL, encoded by the coding sequence GTGATAAGTAAACTGTTATACGGGATGTATTTTCCCGGTGTCAAAAAAGCCAGAGGGCTGATGCTGATGATGATCATCATTTGTTTTTCAGTGCTGGATAGTACCGCGGAAATTACGCTGCCCTCGGTGATCGGTAACCATATGGTGCTGCAACAAAAGGACAGGGTGGCCATCTGGGGGAAGGCATCCCCAGGGGCGACGGTTGATGTTACAACTTCCTGGAATCAGCGGCGTTATCAGGCCAGGGTTGGTTCAGACAGTAGCTGGAGGCTGAAGGTTCAGACCCCCGTTGCGGGCGGGCCTTATCAGATTCGTATAGGCGATGGTCAGCAGCGTATCCTGCTAAGTGATATACTGATCGGCGAGGTCTGGGTCTGTTCAGGGCAGTCTAATATGGAGATGCCTATGTGGGGCTTCTACAATCAGCCGGTTTTAGGTGCTAATGATGTGCTGGCGCAGGCAAACAATCCTTCATTGCGGCTGATCCGTTATGAAAGGGCGCTGTCCCGGACACCGGAATTTGACTGCCCTTCTACGGGCTGGCAGGTCTCTGATGCTGAGGTGGCGGGCAAATTCAGCGCCGTGGGGTTTCAGTTCGCGCTCCGGCTACAGCAGAAACTGAATATTCCGGTCGGTATTATCATGTCGACCTGGGGTGGAACGATGATTGAAGGCTGGATGTCAGAAAGCAGCATGAAGCGCTTTCCTTCTGACGATAAAACCGTTAAGCCTGTTGCAGGAAAAATGAATAAGAACGAACCTACTTTGCTGTATAACGCGATGATACATCCCTTTGCCGGTTTTGGTATCAAGGGGATGATCTGGTATCAGGGCGAACAAAACAGGTGTAATCCCAATATCTATGATCAGCTGATGGAGAGCATGGTAGCCGACTGGCGGAAGAAATGGGCAGCGGGAGACTGGCCGTTCTATTACGTACAGATTGCGCCCTATCAGTATCGGGACACGATCGGGCCGGCAGCCCCGCTCCGGGAGGCGCAGGCCAGGGCCAGTCATAGAATCCCTAAATCCGGAATGGTGGTGAGTATGGACGCCGGTGAACCTAATGCGATACATCCCAGGCGGAAAACTGTTATCAGTAAGCGGTTATTATACTGGGCACTGGCTAACGATTACGGATACAAAGGACTGGCTTATCAGAGTCCGGAATATGACGCATTCCAGTCACCGGTGCAGATTGAAGGCGCAAAAGTCCGCGTCTCTTTTACCCATGCAAGTCGCGGTTTAATGACCGATGGCAGCCCGTTAAATGCATTTGAGATCGCGGGCGCCGATCGCAGATTTTATCCTGCACAGGCCAGGATAAAGGGAAAGTTTATTGAGCTGGAAAGTGATCAGGTCAAGGCGCCTGTGGCCGTGCGGTACGGGTTTAAGGATTACGCGGAATGCCACTTATTCAACGTGGAAGGGTTGCCTGTGGCGCCTTTCAGGACAGATAACTGGGCGCTGTAG
- a CDS encoding sialidase family protein, producing MKIVHQTRIIRFDRVIRYGMLLSGLWLLLAGTGCRRDVADPPPPPPAGVGNQQLAASVEADIYAKNTEGYSCFRIPAIIETKKGTLLAFAEARKDNCKDNGNIDLVVKRSDDGGKSWSGMTMVWDDGGNTCGNPVPVVDQSTGNIYLLMSWNLGSADIGAINNGTAERRHAYMSLSEDDGKTWKTPVDISGDVMDPDWGWLSTGPCHGIQLKQGGHKGRLVIPACFITVDKNASNRTESAFAIYSDDHGKTWQKGAYADPNGFKPSESTVVELPDGRLLMNSRCTGKNYRISSLSEDGGATWSPMMAEYPLVDPVNQGSILGFEWAGTYMLYFSNAASKKRENMAISLSNNNGANWTARYIVEPGQAAYSDMVIIGNDHLGITYETGEVNPYEKITFQSYLLDSLKNDYHE from the coding sequence ATGAAAATAGTACATCAGACAAGAATAATTCGTTTTGACAGGGTCATCAGATATGGAATGCTGCTGTCCGGCTTGTGGCTGCTACTGGCTGGCACAGGGTGCCGGCGTGATGTGGCGGATCCGCCGCCACCGCCGCCTGCCGGTGTCGGCAACCAGCAGTTAGCCGCCAGCGTTGAAGCGGATATTTATGCCAAGAATACAGAAGGCTATAGCTGTTTCAGGATCCCGGCCATCATTGAGACAAAGAAGGGCACATTGCTCGCTTTCGCGGAAGCCAGAAAAGACAATTGTAAGGACAACGGGAATATTGACCTGGTTGTTAAAAGATCTGATGACGGCGGAAAGTCATGGAGCGGTATGACCATGGTCTGGGATGACGGCGGTAACACCTGTGGCAATCCTGTACCCGTGGTAGACCAGAGCACGGGCAATATTTATCTGCTCATGTCCTGGAATCTGGGCTCCGCTGATATTGGCGCGATTAATAACGGCACGGCAGAGCGGCGTCATGCTTATATGAGCCTTTCTGAGGATGATGGTAAAACCTGGAAAACGCCCGTTGATATTTCCGGTGACGTAATGGACCCTGACTGGGGATGGTTGTCCACCGGTCCCTGCCACGGGATTCAGTTAAAGCAAGGCGGGCATAAAGGCAGACTGGTGATCCCGGCCTGTTTTATTACCGTCGATAAAAACGCTTCCAACAGGACGGAATCCGCTTTTGCGATCTATTCTGATGACCACGGTAAAACCTGGCAGAAGGGCGCCTATGCAGACCCCAATGGATTTAAACCCAGTGAGTCAACTGTTGTGGAACTGCCGGATGGCAGGTTACTGATGAACAGCCGTTGCACGGGTAAGAATTACAGGATTTCATCGCTGAGTGAAGATGGCGGTGCCACCTGGAGTCCCATGATGGCGGAGTATCCACTGGTTGATCCGGTCAATCAGGGAAGTATATTAGGGTTTGAATGGGCCGGCACTTACATGCTGTATTTTTCCAATGCGGCCAGTAAGAAAAGAGAGAATATGGCCATCAGCCTCAGTAACAATAATGGCGCCAACTGGACGGCGCGCTATATTGTGGAACCGGGGCAGGCTGCCTATTCAGATATGGTCATTATCGGTAACGATCATCTGGGTATTACTTATGAGACAGGTGAGGTCAATCCTTATGAGAAGATTACTTTCCAATCCTACTTACTTGATTCTTTAAAAAATGATTATCATGAATAA